Proteins from a genomic interval of Corynebacterium deserti GIMN1.010:
- a CDS encoding DEAD/DEAH box helicase, with protein MRNTENVNGDVEQPNNVISSESQETPQGDSASADFALETPNNNVEDAPASEGSEEITRVAETSEDADSAQADNASNVINENEDSSEGANQPSNESSSTEAKTGFDALGLPERVLDAVRKVGYETPSPIQAQTIPILMEGQDVVGLAQTGTGKTAAFALPILSRIDKSVRSPQALVLAPTRELALQVADSFQSFADHVGGLNVLPIYGGQAYGIQLSGLRRGAHIVVGTPGRIIDHLEKGSLDISGLRFLVLDEADEMLNMGFQEDVERILEDTPDDKQVALFSATMPNGIRRLSKQYLNNPAEITVKSETRTNTNITQRFLSVAHRNKMDALTRILEVTEFEAMIMFVRTKHETEEVAEKLRARGFSAAAINGDIAQAQRERTVDQLKDGRLDILVATDVAARGLDVERISHVLNYDIPNDTESYVHRIGRTGRAGRTGEAILFVTPRERRMLRSIERATNAPLHEMDLPTVDEVNDFRKVKFADSITKSLEDKQIDLFRSLVKEYSQTNDVPLEDIAAALATQAQSGDFLLKELPPERRERNDRRRDRDFDDRGDRGGRGRDRGDRGSRFDRDDENLATYRLAVGKRQHIRPGAIVGALANEGGLNSKDFGRITIAADHTLVELPKDLPQSVLDNLRDTRISGQLINIERDSGGRPPRRFERDDRGGRGGFRGGRDRDDRGGRDRDDRGGRGGFRGGRDRDDRGGRGGFRGGRDRDDRGGRGGFRGRD; from the coding sequence ATGAGAAATACCGAGAACGTCAACGGCGACGTAGAACAGCCGAATAACGTCATTTCGTCGGAATCTCAGGAAACCCCGCAGGGTGACTCAGCATCAGCTGACTTCGCTCTCGAAACCCCAAACAACAATGTTGAAGATGCACCTGCGTCTGAGGGTAGCGAAGAGATCACCAGGGTTGCGGAAACTTCTGAGGACGCCGACTCTGCACAAGCAGACAACGCGAGCAATGTAATCAATGAGAATGAGGACTCCTCGGAAGGTGCTAACCAGCCTTCAAACGAGTCATCCTCTACGGAAGCCAAGACTGGCTTCGATGCACTCGGACTGCCAGAGCGTGTTTTGGACGCTGTGCGCAAGGTGGGTTACGAAACTCCTTCCCCAATTCAGGCACAAACCATCCCGATCCTCATGGAGGGCCAGGATGTTGTTGGTCTAGCACAGACCGGTACCGGTAAGACCGCAGCTTTCGCGCTGCCAATTCTTTCCCGCATCGATAAGTCCGTGCGCAGCCCACAGGCACTTGTGCTTGCGCCAACCCGTGAGCTGGCACTTCAGGTTGCTGACTCCTTCCAATCTTTCGCTGACCACGTCGGTGGCCTGAACGTTCTACCAATCTATGGTGGACAGGCTTACGGCATTCAGCTGTCCGGCCTGCGCCGCGGCGCTCACATCGTTGTGGGTACCCCAGGCCGTATCATCGACCACCTGGAAAAGGGCTCCCTGGATATCTCCGGCCTGCGCTTCCTCGTGCTCGATGAAGCAGACGAAATGCTGAACATGGGCTTCCAAGAAGATGTCGAGCGCATCCTCGAAGACACCCCAGACGACAAGCAGGTAGCACTGTTCTCCGCGACCATGCCAAACGGCATCCGTCGCCTGTCCAAGCAGTACCTGAACAACCCTGCAGAAATCACCGTTAAGTCCGAAACCAGGACCAACACCAACATCACCCAGCGCTTCCTGTCTGTTGCACACCGCAACAAGATGGACGCACTGACCCGCATTCTCGAAGTCACCGAGTTCGAAGCAATGATCATGTTCGTGCGCACCAAGCACGAGACTGAAGAAGTTGCGGAAAAGCTCCGTGCACGCGGATTCTCCGCAGCAGCCATCAACGGCGACATCGCTCAGGCACAGCGTGAGCGCACCGTTGACCAGCTGAAAGACGGTCGTCTGGACATCCTGGTAGCAACTGACGTTGCTGCTCGTGGCCTCGACGTTGAGCGCATCTCCCACGTGCTCAACTACGACATTCCAAACGACACCGAATCTTACGTCCACCGCATCGGCCGCACCGGCCGCGCAGGACGTACCGGCGAAGCAATCCTCTTCGTGACCCCACGTGAGCGTCGCATGCTGCGTTCCATCGAGCGTGCAACCAACGCACCACTCCACGAAATGGACCTGCCAACTGTTGACGAAGTAAACGACTTCCGCAAGGTCAAGTTCGCTGACTCCATCACCAAGTCCCTCGAAGACAAGCAGATCGATCTGTTCCGCAGCCTGGTCAAGGAATACTCCCAGACCAACGACGTCCCACTCGAGGACATCGCAGCAGCACTGGCAACCCAGGCGCAGTCCGGCGACTTCCTGCTCAAGGAGCTCCCACCAGAGCGCCGCGAGCGTAATGACCGCCGACGCGACCGTGACTTCGACGACCGTGGAGACCGCGGCGGACGTGGACGCGACCGTGGAGATCGTGGCTCACGCTTCGATCGCGACGATGAGAACCTGGCAACCTACCGCCTCGCAGTCGGCAAGCGCCAGCACATCCGTCCAGGCGCAATCGTTGGTGCACTCGCAAACGAAGGTGGACTGAACTCCAAGGACTTCGGACGCATCACCATTGCAGCCGATCACACCCTGGTCGAACTTCCAAAGGACCTCCCACAGAGCGTTCTGGACAACCTTCGTGACACTCGCATCTCTGGCCAGTTGATCAACATTGAACGCGACTCCGGTGGACGCCCACCACGTCGCTTCGAGCGTGATGATCGCGGTGGACGCGGTGGTTTCCGGGGCGGCCGTGATCGCGATGATCGTGGTGGACGCGACCGTGATGATCGCGGTGGACGCGGTGGATTCCGTGGTGGACGCGACCGTGATGATCGCGGTGGACGTGGCGGTTTCCGCGGCGGCCGTGACCGTGATGATCGTGGCGGACGCGGTGGATTCCGCGGGCGCGACTAG
- a CDS encoding Z1 domain-containing protein, with protein sequence MTSAEYFDRYIAQIDQPAYRAAITETTDTFSERILDTFDWVSFSQCLMYGDVQSGKTSHVLGIIGRAFDEGIRFALFLTSDNTRLVDQTFERILGAFPAVSVCNGNDEFRFRSTVKNQKNDQPVLIVLNKNKSVLERWKRVFSSTDAIHGKPLLIIDDEADAASLNAKVNQGQQTAINKVLTEIRDFAPSCIYLQVTGTPQANLLQAKLDGWRPDSILSFGPGQSYIGGAQLFDEIPNPNVKGFASGEHSESKTFNHAIMTYLITSVLLKELGDDGCNMLIHTSRQREAHGDSAANVEESISEFYRTLDTPETVELVTDIWENELQPLCQKDRSVDQVVDLLHAFSQDIKISTVVVNSDNKIGDDDALKTGFNVVIGGDSLGRGLTIPKLQTVFYSRTSKSPQADTLWQHARMFGYDRRLNYLRIFMPGVVLKTFHEVHKGNEAIKRQLAHNPSIDEINIDLGEGVRPTRRTVLNNDFLKTIVGGVNYFATDPSVPDMDKLDAILDKLSASDLDLQISTHQLLAILEHFHADRDDFALKAFGSILRDRLDNNAADQSWLLLRRNRKVRQGTGSLLSETDRKLGDAIKLNPVLTLYRIDQSLGWSSAPIWVPNLKLPNGSLFYRSIE encoded by the coding sequence ATGACTAGTGCCGAGTATTTTGATCGTTATATTGCTCAAATCGATCAGCCAGCTTATAGGGCAGCTATCACCGAAACTACGGATACATTTTCTGAGCGAATACTCGATACTTTTGACTGGGTGTCTTTTAGCCAATGCCTCATGTACGGAGACGTACAAAGCGGCAAGACCTCACACGTCTTGGGCATCATTGGCCGAGCATTCGATGAAGGGATTCGTTTTGCGCTCTTCTTAACATCAGACAACACACGCCTTGTTGATCAGACATTCGAGCGCATCCTCGGCGCATTCCCTGCTGTATCCGTGTGCAACGGTAACGATGAATTCCGTTTTCGAAGCACAGTAAAAAACCAGAAGAATGACCAGCCAGTTCTGATCGTTCTAAACAAGAATAAATCTGTACTCGAACGGTGGAAAAGGGTCTTTAGCAGCACCGACGCTATTCACGGGAAACCACTCCTCATCATCGATGATGAGGCAGATGCAGCAAGCCTCAATGCAAAGGTCAATCAAGGACAGCAGACTGCAATCAACAAGGTACTAACCGAGATTAGAGACTTTGCGCCCTCCTGTATTTACCTGCAGGTAACCGGAACTCCTCAAGCGAATCTCTTGCAGGCAAAGCTTGATGGATGGAGGCCAGATTCGATTCTCTCCTTCGGTCCTGGTCAAAGCTATATCGGAGGTGCGCAGCTCTTCGATGAAATCCCGAATCCCAACGTGAAGGGATTTGCATCGGGCGAACATTCCGAAAGTAAGACATTCAACCACGCAATCATGACGTATCTCATCACTTCAGTATTGCTGAAAGAGTTGGGTGACGATGGTTGCAATATGCTCATCCACACGAGCCGCCAACGCGAGGCACACGGTGATTCTGCAGCAAACGTTGAAGAGTCGATTTCTGAGTTCTATAGAACTCTTGACACCCCCGAAACCGTCGAGCTCGTCACCGACATTTGGGAAAATGAGCTCCAGCCACTGTGCCAGAAGGACCGTTCCGTTGATCAAGTTGTGGATTTGCTCCACGCTTTTTCACAAGACATCAAAATTTCTACAGTCGTCGTCAACTCTGACAACAAGATTGGCGACGACGACGCCCTAAAAACTGGATTCAACGTGGTGATCGGTGGCGACTCACTCGGTCGTGGGCTGACAATTCCCAAGCTCCAAACGGTCTTCTACTCAAGGACTTCAAAGTCGCCGCAAGCAGATACACTTTGGCAGCATGCGCGCATGTTTGGTTACGACAGACGCCTAAATTACCTTCGAATCTTCATGCCTGGTGTCGTCCTAAAGACATTCCATGAAGTGCACAAAGGTAACGAAGCGATTAAACGCCAACTGGCTCACAATCCGAGCATCGATGAAATCAATATCGATTTGGGTGAAGGCGTTCGTCCAACCCGTCGAACAGTTCTCAATAATGATTTCCTCAAGACAATCGTAGGTGGCGTCAATTACTTCGCTACTGACCCGTCAGTCCCTGACATGGACAAGCTAGATGCGATCCTGGATAAGCTTTCAGCCTCAGATCTCGATCTTCAGATCTCCACGCATCAGCTATTAGCGATTCTTGAGCATTTTCATGCCGATCGAGATGACTTTGCGCTAAAGGCATTTGGCAGCATTCTGAGAGATCGCCTTGACAACAACGCGGCAGACCAAAGCTGGCTCTTGCTACGTCGCAATAGAAAAGTTCGGCAAGGTACCGGCAGCTTGCTCTCTGAGACCGACCGCAAGTTGGGCGATGCGATCAAGCTAAACCCCGTGCTGACTCTTTACCGCATTGACCAGAGTTTAGGCTGGTCCTCAGCTCCAATCTGGGTCCCAAACCTCAAGTTACCGAATGGGTCCCTCTTCTAT
- the putP gene encoding sodium/proline symporter PutP, whose protein sequence is MSDNTWFIIAIVIYMLAMVLIGYWSYRKTEKYDDYMLAGRGLNPLVAAMSAGASDMSGWLLMGLPGALFVSGMSELWIAIGLTIGAWANWMWVAPRLRSYSEVSKNSITLPSFFENRLRDKSRLLRIVAALIIIVFFTFYISSGMVAGGVYWESTFGGDYLMGMAIVAGVTVLYTFIGGFLAVSYTDVVQGSMMFFSLIIIPVLAYFALANPSDIWSFAASNDYGPHTDGIGNPTYFSMITGVSVAAIIGNLGWGLGYFGQPHIVVRFMALRSPAEAKQGRRIGISWMVLCLVGATFTALISTVFFAQSPEYSITDTRAYESIFLDLARVLFHPLIAGLILTAVLAAIMSTMSSQLLVTASSLIEDLLKVFKKDGLSERNLIMLSRATVIVLAVIAAVMAINPSDSILGLVGFAWAGFGSAFGPVILAMLYWKRLNAPGAIAGMLTGAVVSIAWGMSPLGDALYEIIPGFALATIVMVVVSLATKSPDQEILDEFDSAKKLAEAVDGQDDIDFAEAAKEIK, encoded by the coding sequence GTGAGCGATAACACCTGGTTCATCATCGCCATCGTTATTTATATGTTGGCCATGGTGCTCATCGGCTATTGGAGTTACCGAAAGACAGAAAAATACGACGACTACATGCTTGCAGGTCGTGGCCTCAACCCCCTTGTTGCCGCGATGTCCGCTGGAGCCTCCGACATGTCCGGATGGTTGCTCATGGGTCTTCCCGGCGCACTATTTGTCTCTGGCATGTCCGAACTCTGGATCGCCATCGGACTGACCATCGGCGCCTGGGCGAACTGGATGTGGGTTGCCCCGCGTTTACGTTCTTACTCGGAAGTCTCCAAAAACTCCATCACGCTTCCGTCCTTCTTTGAAAACCGCCTCCGTGACAAGTCCCGCCTCCTGCGCATCGTTGCAGCACTCATCATCATTGTGTTCTTCACCTTCTACATTTCCTCCGGCATGGTGGCCGGTGGCGTGTACTGGGAGTCCACTTTTGGTGGCGACTACCTCATGGGCATGGCCATCGTCGCCGGCGTGACCGTGCTGTACACCTTCATTGGTGGCTTCCTCGCGGTGTCCTACACCGACGTTGTTCAGGGTTCCATGATGTTCTTCTCCCTGATCATCATCCCCGTCCTGGCGTACTTTGCCCTGGCTAATCCTTCAGATATTTGGAGCTTTGCTGCATCCAACGATTACGGCCCCCACACCGACGGCATCGGCAACCCCACCTACTTCTCCATGATCACCGGCGTCTCTGTTGCTGCGATCATCGGCAACCTAGGTTGGGGTCTTGGCTACTTCGGACAACCACACATCGTGGTTCGTTTCATGGCGCTGCGCTCTCCTGCCGAAGCCAAGCAGGGTCGTCGCATCGGCATTTCCTGGATGGTTCTGTGTCTGGTCGGTGCGACTTTTACCGCACTGATTTCTACGGTGTTCTTCGCACAAAGCCCGGAGTACAGCATCACCGACACCCGCGCGTACGAGTCCATCTTCCTTGATCTCGCCCGCGTGCTTTTCCACCCGTTGATCGCAGGCCTCATCCTTACCGCAGTGCTGGCAGCCATCATGTCCACGATGTCCTCTCAGCTGCTGGTTACCGCATCCTCGCTGATTGAAGACCTGCTGAAGGTGTTCAAGAAGGACGGCCTGAGCGAGCGCAACCTCATCATGCTCTCTCGCGCAACGGTCATCGTGCTTGCGGTCATCGCCGCAGTGATGGCCATCAACCCTTCGGATTCTATCCTTGGCCTTGTTGGCTTTGCGTGGGCAGGCTTCGGTTCTGCCTTCGGTCCGGTCATCCTCGCAATGCTGTACTGGAAGCGTCTCAACGCACCGGGTGCCATCGCAGGCATGCTCACCGGCGCCGTTGTTTCTATTGCATGGGGAATGTCTCCGCTTGGCGACGCCCTCTACGAAATCATCCCGGGCTTCGCCCTAGCCACCATCGTCATGGTTGTTGTCTCCCTGGCAACTAAGTCTCCTGATCAGGAAATCCTGGACGAATTCGACTCCGCGAAAAAGCTCGCTGAGGCCGTGGACGGCCAGGACGACATCGATTTCGCAGAGGCAGCCAAAGAGATCAAGTAA
- a CDS encoding restriction endonuclease PLD domain-containing protein, whose protein sequence is MALEFIADSPNPKSPFKPFRERFWSLADVTDRLDIAVGYVDVASLVELTNYVEENSDIYLNLLVGMQYFEGFTVPQLSALNTLADRLRQDRLGEVLLSTRVHYHGKLYSFGANSSQESVYVGSGNLSSISQSYSSTYEAGVLVSEGARSIVDYMQSILFRLGTPLHQLDIVPTNRDLKSPLEKMDEVEKTQETTPYELVENLKPQYKFSIPIKETPRSNLNVFFGKGRESRGTGRTLARPWYEAELIPGTAITRSEGYPQNKAEFDVITDNGFKFSCNVNGQEGNKNLRSSGSLSILGAYLKGHLEANGLLKPGQMVTSEILEKYGRSTVDLMFFSESKRWVMDFRPGVAND, encoded by the coding sequence ATGGCCCTCGAATTCATTGCAGATTCTCCCAATCCAAAATCTCCTTTTAAGCCGTTTCGAGAACGCTTCTGGAGCCTAGCCGATGTTACTGACCGGCTAGATATTGCAGTTGGATACGTCGATGTAGCTTCACTTGTTGAGCTCACAAACTACGTAGAAGAGAATTCAGATATCTATCTAAATCTCTTAGTTGGAATGCAATATTTTGAGGGCTTTACTGTTCCCCAGCTATCCGCGCTGAACACACTCGCAGATCGACTTCGCCAGGATCGCCTAGGCGAGGTACTGCTTTCGACTCGCGTGCACTACCACGGAAAACTCTATTCTTTTGGCGCGAATAGTTCCCAGGAGTCTGTTTATGTCGGCAGCGGAAACCTCAGCTCCATTTCACAGAGCTACTCGTCAACTTATGAAGCCGGTGTCCTAGTCTCAGAAGGCGCGCGTTCAATCGTCGACTACATGCAGTCGATACTCTTTAGACTTGGCACCCCACTTCATCAACTCGATATTGTTCCAACAAATCGCGATCTCAAATCACCACTTGAGAAGATGGATGAGGTGGAAAAGACTCAGGAGACTACGCCTTATGAGCTTGTTGAGAATCTCAAGCCTCAATACAAATTCTCTATCCCGATCAAGGAAACCCCCCGAAGCAACCTCAACGTCTTCTTCGGCAAGGGTCGCGAAAGTAGAGGGACGGGCCGAACCCTTGCGCGCCCCTGGTATGAGGCCGAATTAATCCCCGGTACGGCGATTACTCGCTCAGAGGGGTACCCACAAAACAAAGCCGAATTCGATGTAATCACCGACAATGGCTTTAAATTCAGCTGTAATGTCAATGGGCAGGAGGGCAATAAGAATCTCCGGTCATCGGGCTCCCTATCCATTCTTGGGGCGTATCTTAAAGGCCACTTGGAAGCCAATGGTCTACTCAAACCTGGTCAAATGGTTACATCAGAGATTCTAGAAAAGTATGGGCGGTCGACCGTCGATCTGATGTTTTTCTCAGAGTCCAAACGTTGGGTAATGGATTTCAGGCCAGGAGTAGCAAATGACTAG
- a CDS encoding amino acid permease codes for MNASPAPAKTFKGLRARHIHFIALGSAIGTGLFYGSAGAIQAAGPSVLLVYLLGGAVVYFMLRALGEMSVHHPVRGSFAVYTRAHLGGWAGYITGWMFAFEMLIVCLADLTAIGIYMNFWFPDTPQWVWVAATLLIVGGANLASVRWFGELEVVFTIVKVTAVIAMIVGGAAILAFGLGSNAEVAGISNLWEHGGFFPNGIEGMIAAFILVLFAFGGTEIIGVAGSEAEEPEKSIPKAVNTVPVRILLFYVGAILVILALNPWPSITGEESPFVQIFDTLGVNWAAGLLNLVVITAALSAINADLFGAGRVLTGLAKENLAPKAMGKIAKNGVPIMTTIIMIIVLIVGVILNAVLPERVFEIVASLATFATVYVWLMILLAQVGSRRRMSAEEVETLKFPVPFYPFGQYFAILFIAFTFGIMVWYENYHLPLAVGVGFLVLMTILYYATGRPKAIAPINYEELDPRKV; via the coding sequence ATGAATGCCTCCCCTGCCCCAGCCAAAACCTTTAAAGGTCTGCGGGCTCGACACATTCACTTCATCGCGCTGGGTTCAGCAATCGGAACCGGCCTGTTCTACGGCTCCGCCGGCGCAATTCAAGCAGCTGGTCCATCCGTACTCTTGGTCTACCTCCTTGGAGGTGCCGTGGTGTACTTCATGCTCCGCGCGCTTGGCGAGATGTCCGTCCACCACCCCGTCCGCGGATCCTTTGCCGTTTATACCCGCGCACACCTTGGCGGTTGGGCAGGCTACATCACCGGCTGGATGTTCGCCTTTGAGATGCTCATCGTCTGTCTGGCTGACCTCACAGCCATCGGCATCTATATGAACTTCTGGTTCCCGGATACTCCGCAATGGGTGTGGGTAGCTGCCACCTTGCTCATTGTCGGCGGCGCTAACCTCGCCTCGGTGCGCTGGTTCGGCGAGTTGGAAGTGGTTTTCACCATCGTCAAGGTCACCGCTGTTATTGCAATGATCGTTGGTGGCGCAGCCATCCTTGCCTTTGGTCTTGGCTCCAATGCTGAGGTTGCTGGCATATCTAACCTCTGGGAGCACGGTGGATTCTTCCCCAACGGCATTGAAGGCATGATCGCAGCCTTCATCCTTGTTCTCTTCGCATTCGGTGGCACCGAAATCATCGGTGTTGCAGGTTCCGAAGCTGAAGAACCTGAGAAGTCTATCCCCAAGGCTGTAAATACTGTCCCAGTGCGCATCCTCCTCTTCTATGTTGGTGCCATCCTGGTGATCCTGGCTCTTAATCCTTGGCCTTCCATCACCGGCGAGGAATCCCCCTTCGTCCAGATCTTCGACACCCTGGGTGTCAACTGGGCTGCTGGTCTTCTCAACCTCGTGGTGATCACAGCAGCGTTGTCCGCTATCAATGCTGATCTCTTCGGCGCCGGTCGAGTGCTCACAGGCCTTGCCAAGGAAAACCTCGCACCAAAGGCCATGGGCAAGATTGCCAAGAATGGTGTTCCGATTATGACCACCATCATCATGATCATCGTGCTTATCGTGGGAGTCATCCTCAACGCAGTACTTCCCGAGCGCGTCTTTGAAATCGTCGCTTCCCTAGCCACCTTCGCAACCGTCTACGTATGGCTGATGATCCTCCTTGCCCAGGTCGGTTCGCGTCGTCGTATGTCAGCCGAGGAAGTAGAGACTCTGAAGTTCCCAGTGCCGTTCTATCCTTTCGGCCAGTATTTCGCGATCCTCTTCATCGCCTTCACCTTCGGAATCATGGTTTGGTACGAGAACTACCACCTACCACTCGCCGTCGGCGTTGGATTCCTCGTCCTGATGACAATCCTTTACTACGCCACAGGCCGACCAAAGGCAATTGCGCCGATCAACTATGAAGAGTTGGATCCGCGCAAGGTTTAA
- a CDS encoding DNA cytosine methyltransferase translates to MSIQPKVVSTFTGCGGLDIGFEAEGFKTVWANDFNELACDSYRHNLGDHIVYEDITKIDPFTDESIPDADVVTGGFPCQDFSVIWKRPGLNGERGGLYKNFRDFVAAKQPKVFVAENVKGLLTANKKMAIKTIVEDLEAVAPGYLVKPRLYNFAEYGVPQFRERVLIVGVRLDTGFNFKHPKPTHGPRSEGVPYVTAGEALEGVEKVPFNNEHHKQMPRTRKIIDLIPEGGNFTDIPKDHELYVKGMISHVYRRIHRNEPAKTIIAAGGGGTWGYHYPEPRALTNRERARLQSFPDTYEFLGSPTEVRRQIGNAVPPRGVQALAERLMKVFTGDYTPVDLSEEVSRLQKMSIAERIKDAEMEVD, encoded by the coding sequence ATGAGTATCCAGCCGAAAGTCGTTTCCACATTCACGGGATGTGGCGGTCTTGACATCGGTTTTGAAGCGGAAGGCTTCAAGACTGTTTGGGCAAATGACTTCAATGAACTTGCCTGCGACTCTTATCGCCATAACCTCGGAGATCACATTGTTTACGAGGACATCACTAAGATTGACCCATTCACGGATGAGTCAATACCCGACGCTGACGTGGTCACCGGCGGATTTCCATGCCAGGACTTCTCAGTTATTTGGAAGCGTCCAGGCCTTAATGGTGAGCGAGGCGGACTATACAAAAACTTCCGCGATTTCGTTGCAGCGAAACAGCCAAAGGTCTTTGTCGCAGAGAATGTGAAGGGACTTCTCACTGCTAACAAGAAGATGGCGATCAAGACAATTGTCGAAGATCTCGAAGCGGTTGCACCTGGCTATTTGGTTAAGCCTCGCCTCTACAACTTTGCAGAGTATGGAGTTCCCCAATTCCGGGAACGAGTACTCATCGTTGGCGTACGTCTCGATACCGGATTCAACTTCAAACACCCCAAGCCAACGCATGGCCCACGCAGTGAAGGCGTTCCATACGTCACTGCGGGCGAAGCTCTGGAAGGCGTTGAAAAAGTACCTTTCAACAACGAGCACCACAAGCAAATGCCACGCACTCGAAAGATCATTGACTTGATTCCGGAGGGTGGCAACTTCACCGACATTCCCAAAGACCACGAGTTGTATGTCAAGGGAATGATCAGCCACGTTTACCGTCGAATCCACCGCAATGAGCCAGCAAAGACGATCATTGCGGCAGGCGGAGGTGGAACTTGGGGCTACCACTACCCAGAACCACGAGCGCTCACTAACCGAGAACGTGCACGTCTCCAGTCATTCCCGGACACGTACGAATTCCTCGGTTCGCCAACCGAGGTGCGCCGGCAGATCGGTAACGCCGTACCTCCTCGTGGAGTTCAAGCCTTGGCCGAGAGACTGATGAAGGTGTTTACGGGTGACTACACCCCTGTTGACCTGTCTGAAGAGGTCAGCCGACTTCAGAAGATGTCAATTGCAGAACGAATCAAAGATGCTGAGATGGAAGTAGATTAG
- a CDS encoding GmrSD restriction endonuclease domain-containing protein, with the protein MKHFLRLLIALSVVLCIYTVSPAIIYRDVELAPVDTVPQRATVLGYDRAAMFGSWLSGVRESVVDVAEDVAEDVAEDVAEDVAEDVAELHDPYSGEMLDLESAEVDHIFPLSAAWDLGAHGWDASQRIAFANDPRNLVLVSRAENQSKSDQLPSEWLPSDRGARCWYVQRLFAVAYDYDLPLPEDDVTVGKRQCGRLLG; encoded by the coding sequence GTGAAGCATTTTCTTCGGTTGCTCATCGCCTTGAGTGTTGTTCTCTGTATATATACAGTCTCCCCCGCCATCATCTACCGCGACGTTGAGCTTGCTCCCGTCGACACTGTTCCCCAACGTGCCACCGTTCTAGGCTATGACCGCGCTGCAATGTTTGGCAGCTGGCTTTCCGGCGTGCGCGAATCCGTTGTCGACGTCGCAGAAGACGTCGCAGAAGACGTCGCAGAAGACGTCGCAGAAGACGTCGCAGAAGACGTCGCAGAACTCCATGACCCTTATTCCGGTGAAATGCTTGATCTCGAATCAGCGGAAGTCGATCACATCTTCCCGCTGAGTGCCGCCTGGGACCTTGGGGCCCACGGGTGGGACGCGTCGCAACGCATTGCTTTTGCCAATGATCCCCGAAACTTAGTATTGGTCTCGCGCGCGGAAAACCAAAGCAAATCTGATCAGCTGCCCAGCGAATGGTTGCCATCGGATCGTGGGGCGCGGTGCTGGTATGTCCAACGACTGTTTGCTGTGGCCTACGACTATGATCTGCCCCTCCCTGAGGACGACGTTACGGTGGGTAAACGCCAATGCGGACGTTTGCTTGGTTAG